One window of the Mycobacterium sp. SVM_VP21 genome contains the following:
- the trpA gene encoding tryptophan synthase subunit alpha — MFSACRAEGRAALIGYLPTGYPDVPGSIAALTTLVESGCDLIEVGVPYSDPGMDGPTIARATETALQGGVRVRDTLTAVEAITKAGGRAVVMTYWNPVLRYGVDAFARDLASAGGLGLITPDLIVDEADDWLAASEQHALDRIFLVAPSSTPQRLSETVKATSGFVYAASTMGVTGARNTVSNAAPELVARVREVSDIPVGVGLGVRSGAQAAEIGAYTDGVIVGSALVTALADGLAELRALTQELASGVRQKVSTQ, encoded by the coding sequence ATGTTCTCCGCGTGCCGAGCCGAGGGCCGCGCCGCGCTGATCGGCTATCTACCGACCGGCTACCCGGACGTGCCGGGCTCCATCGCCGCGTTGACCACCCTCGTCGAATCCGGTTGTGACCTCATCGAAGTCGGCGTGCCCTATTCCGATCCCGGAATGGACGGCCCGACCATCGCACGCGCCACCGAGACCGCCCTGCAGGGCGGAGTGCGGGTGCGCGACACGCTGACCGCGGTGGAGGCCATCACAAAGGCCGGCGGACGTGCCGTGGTGATGACGTACTGGAACCCGGTGCTGCGTTACGGCGTCGACGCGTTTGCTCGCGACCTGGCATCGGCCGGTGGGCTGGGTCTGATCACCCCGGACCTGATCGTCGACGAGGCAGATGACTGGCTGGCCGCCTCCGAACAGCACGCACTGGATCGGATCTTCCTGGTGGCGCCTTCCTCGACGCCGCAGCGACTGTCCGAGACCGTCAAAGCGACCAGCGGATTTGTCTACGCCGCCTCCACGATGGGTGTCACCGGCGCCCGCAACACGGTATCGAACGCGGCGCCGGAACTGGTGGCCAGGGTGCGCGAGGTCTCCGACATTCCCGTCGGCGTGGGGCTGGGCGTGCGCTCGGGCGCGCAGGCCGCCGAGATCGGTGCCTACACCGACGGCGTCATCGTCGGTTCGGCTCTGGTCACCGCACTCGCCGATGGTCTGGCCGAGCTTCGGGCGTTGACGCAAGAGCTTGCTTCGGGTGTGCGGCAAAAGGTTTCAACGCAATGA
- the trpB gene encoding tryptophan synthase subunit beta, with amino-acid sequence MSDTSHPRLPRASAGVAEPTAHDPDARGHFGVYGGRYVAEALMAVIEEVTAAYDKVRNDPAFLDTLDDLQTHYTGRPSPLYEAERLTAHAGGARIFLKREDLNHTGSHKINNVLGQALLARHMGKTRVIAETGAGQHGVATATACALLGLECVIYMGAVDTRRQALNVARMRLLGAEVISVESGSQTLKDAINEAFRDWVTNADRTYYCFGTAAGPHPFPTMVRDFQRIVGLETRVQIQQMAGRLPDAVVACVGGGSNAIGIFHAFLDDPAVRLVGFEAGGDGVDTGRHAATFAGGTPGAFQGSFSYLLQDEDGQTIESHSISAGLDYPGVGPEHAWLRETGRAEYRPITDTEAMDAFGILCRTEGIIPAIESAHAVAGALKLATELGPGKVIVVNVSGRGDKDVETAAKWFGLFDEAGDGS; translated from the coding sequence ATGTCAGACACCTCGCACCCACGCCTACCGCGTGCCAGCGCCGGAGTGGCTGAGCCGACCGCGCACGACCCCGATGCCCGTGGGCACTTCGGTGTCTACGGAGGCCGCTACGTCGCCGAAGCGCTGATGGCGGTCATCGAAGAGGTCACCGCCGCCTACGACAAGGTGCGCAACGACCCGGCGTTCTTGGACACCCTCGACGACCTGCAGACGCACTACACCGGCCGGCCCTCACCGCTGTATGAGGCCGAGCGTCTGACCGCGCATGCCGGCGGGGCCCGTATCTTCCTCAAGCGAGAAGACCTGAACCACACCGGTTCTCACAAGATCAATAACGTGCTCGGGCAGGCTCTGCTGGCGCGACACATGGGCAAGACCCGAGTGATCGCCGAGACCGGCGCCGGTCAGCACGGGGTTGCCACTGCCACCGCGTGCGCGTTGCTCGGCCTGGAATGCGTGATCTACATGGGTGCCGTCGACACTCGTCGTCAGGCGCTCAACGTGGCACGGATGCGGCTGCTGGGCGCCGAAGTGATTTCGGTCGAATCCGGTTCGCAGACCCTCAAGGACGCCATCAACGAAGCCTTCCGGGACTGGGTCACCAACGCCGACCGCACCTATTACTGCTTCGGCACCGCGGCCGGGCCGCACCCGTTCCCGACCATGGTGCGTGACTTCCAGCGGATCGTCGGCCTGGAGACGCGCGTTCAGATCCAACAGATGGCGGGTCGTCTTCCCGACGCCGTGGTGGCGTGTGTGGGCGGCGGGTCGAACGCTATCGGCATCTTCCACGCGTTTCTCGACGATCCCGCGGTCCGACTGGTCGGGTTCGAGGCCGGCGGCGACGGCGTCGACACCGGCCGGCACGCCGCGACATTCGCCGGAGGGACACCGGGCGCCTTCCAGGGATCGTTCTCCTACCTGCTGCAGGACGAGGACGGTCAGACCATCGAGTCGCACTCGATCTCGGCCGGTCTGGATTACCCGGGTGTGGGCCCGGAGCACGCCTGGCTGCGTGAGACCGGCCGCGCCGAATACCGGCCGATCACCGACACCGAGGCGATGGATGCGTTCGGAATCCTCTGCCGCACTGAGGGAATCATTCCGGCAATCGAATCAGCACACGCGGTGGCCGGAGCGCTCAAGCTGGCGACCGAGCTGGGACCTGGCAAGGTCATCGTGGTCAACGTGTCCGGTCGCGGCGACAAAGACGTGGAGACCGCGGCCAAGTGGTTCGGTCTGTTCGACGAGGCAGGAGATGGGTCGTGA
- the trpC gene encoding indole-3-glycerol phosphate synthase TrpC, with protein sequence MTSASVLDSIIEGVCADLAAREALVPLAEVKAAAEAMPPPRDVMAALREPGIAVIAEVKRASPSKGQLAPIADPAELASSYADGGARAISVLTEQRRFNGSLADLDAVRAAVSVPVLRKDFIVRPYQIHEARAHGADMLLLIVAALEQQALESLLDRTESLGMTALVEVHTEEEADRALTAGAKVIGVNARDLTTLEVDRDCFARIAPGLPTEVVKIAESGVRGTADLLAYAGAGADAVLVGEGLVTSGDPRAAVADLVSAGKHPSCPKSAR encoded by the coding sequence ATGACTTCGGCATCCGTGCTCGACTCCATCATTGAGGGAGTCTGCGCCGACCTTGCCGCCCGAGAGGCCCTCGTCCCGCTCGCGGAAGTCAAGGCAGCGGCGGAGGCCATGCCGCCGCCGCGCGACGTGATGGCCGCACTGCGTGAGCCCGGCATCGCCGTCATCGCTGAGGTGAAGCGCGCGAGCCCCTCCAAGGGCCAGTTGGCGCCCATCGCCGACCCCGCGGAGCTGGCCAGTTCTTACGCCGATGGCGGGGCCCGTGCGATCAGCGTGCTGACCGAACAGCGCCGGTTCAACGGCTCGCTGGCCGACCTGGACGCGGTACGCGCCGCGGTGTCGGTTCCGGTGCTGCGCAAGGACTTCATCGTGCGGCCGTACCAGATTCATGAGGCCCGCGCCCACGGCGCAGACATGCTGCTGCTGATCGTGGCGGCGCTTGAGCAACAGGCACTGGAATCCCTGCTGGATCGCACCGAGTCACTCGGCATGACCGCACTGGTCGAGGTACACACCGAAGAAGAGGCCGACCGGGCATTGACCGCCGGCGCCAAGGTGATCGGCGTCAATGCGCGTGACCTGACCACGCTGGAGGTCGACCGCGACTGCTTCGCGCGGATCGCACCCGGGCTGCCCACCGAGGTGGTCAAGATCGCCGAGTCCGGGGTGCGGGGCACCGCGGACCTGCTGGCCTACGCCGGTGCCGGTGCGGACGCTGTCCTGGTCGGCGAGGGACTGGTCACCAGTGGCGACCCGCGGGCGGCCGTTGCCGATTTGGTCAGTGCGGGTAAGCATCCGTCCTGCCCGAAGTCGGCTCGCTAA
- a CDS encoding TIGR02234 family membrane protein gives MADGRERHDTRALRGAQLLLVAAAGVLWGAARLPWVLIRSFDGLGQPKEITLTGAAWSTALLPLALLCLAAAVAAMAVRGWRLRVLAVVLAAVSLACGYLATGMWVARDITLRALDIAEIPLTSLLGTERRLTGAVLSLVAALVVLAAAVLLMRVAAHSAGRVTKYSTPAERRAAARDVEADKRADADGQLSERMMWDALDEGRDPTGDPDGAASGPDG, from the coding sequence ATGGCTGACGGTCGCGAACGCCACGACACCCGCGCATTGCGCGGTGCACAACTGCTGCTGGTAGCGGCCGCCGGAGTTCTGTGGGGCGCCGCGCGGCTGCCGTGGGTCCTGATCCGCTCGTTCGATGGGCTCGGACAGCCGAAGGAGATCACCCTCACCGGCGCGGCCTGGTCGACGGCGCTGTTGCCCCTGGCGCTGCTGTGCCTGGCCGCCGCCGTCGCCGCGATGGCGGTGCGCGGGTGGCGGCTGCGGGTGCTGGCGGTGGTGTTGGCCGCGGTGAGCCTGGCGTGCGGTTATCTGGCCACCGGCATGTGGGTGGCCCGCGACATCACTCTGCGGGCCCTGGACATAGCCGAGATTCCGCTGACTTCGCTGCTGGGCACCGAGCGCCGTCTCACCGGCGCCGTGTTGAGCCTGGTCGCGGCCCTGGTTGTGCTGGCTGCGGCGGTGTTGTTGATGCGCGTCGCCGCACACAGCGCCGGTCGGGTCACCAAGTATTCGACGCCTGCGGAGCGCCGGGCGGCTGCGCGTGATGTCGAGGCAGACAAGCGCGCCGACGCGGATGGACAGTTGTCCGAACGCATGATGTGGGACGCGCTCGACGAGGGCCGTGACCCCACCGGGGATCCGGATGGTGCGGCGTCGGGCCCGGACGGCTAG
- a CDS encoding anthranilate synthase component I: protein MQTTSTSRAGVTSRADFRALAAEHRVVPVIRKVLADAETPLSAYRKLAANRPGTFLLESAENGRSWSRWSFIGAGTTSALTVRDGDAVWLGAAPQGAPTGGDPLQALRETLALLETAAIPGLPPLSSGLVGFFAYDLVRRLERLPELAVDDLQLPDMLLLLATDMAAVDHHEGTITLIANAVNWNGTDERVDEAYDDAIARLDVMTAALSQPLGSSVATFDRPDPVYRGQRTPEEYGAIVERLVGEIEAGEAFQVVPSQRFEMATPADPLDVYRMLRVSNPSPYMYLLQVPDEDGGLAFSIVGSSPEALVTVQDGRATTHPIAGTRWRGATEDEDQLLAKDLLNDEKELAEHLMLVDLGRNDLGRVCVPGTVRVSDYSHIERYSHVMHLVSTVTGELAEGRTALDAVTACFPAGTLSGAPKVRAMELIEEVEKTRRGLYGGVVGYLDFAGNADFAIAIRTALMRAGTAYVQAGGGVVADSNGPYEYTEASNKARAVLAAIAAAETLAAPGTDG from the coding sequence GTGCAAACCACGAGCACTTCTAGGGCCGGCGTCACATCCCGGGCGGACTTCCGGGCGCTGGCGGCTGAGCACCGCGTGGTCCCGGTGATCCGCAAGGTGCTGGCCGACGCCGAGACACCGCTGTCGGCATACCGCAAGTTGGCCGCCAACCGCCCGGGCACCTTCCTGCTGGAGTCGGCCGAGAACGGCCGGTCGTGGTCGCGGTGGTCGTTCATTGGCGCCGGCACGACCTCGGCGCTGACGGTGCGGGACGGCGACGCGGTGTGGCTGGGCGCTGCACCGCAGGGCGCACCCACCGGTGGCGATCCGCTGCAGGCCCTGCGCGAGACTTTGGCGCTGCTGGAGACGGCCGCCATCCCCGGCCTGCCGCCGCTGTCGAGCGGCCTGGTGGGCTTTTTCGCCTACGACCTGGTGCGCCGCCTGGAGCGCTTGCCTGAGCTGGCCGTCGACGACTTGCAGCTGCCGGACATGCTGCTGCTGCTGGCCACCGACATGGCCGCCGTCGACCACCACGAGGGCACCATCACGCTGATCGCCAACGCGGTGAACTGGAACGGCACGGACGAACGCGTCGATGAGGCCTATGACGACGCGATCGCCCGCCTCGATGTGATGACCGCGGCACTGAGCCAGCCGCTGGGGTCCAGTGTCGCCACTTTCGACCGGCCCGACCCGGTCTACCGCGGTCAGCGCACCCCCGAGGAGTACGGGGCGATCGTCGAGCGGTTGGTCGGCGAGATCGAGGCTGGCGAGGCGTTTCAGGTGGTTCCGTCCCAGCGTTTCGAGATGGCCACGCCGGCAGACCCCCTCGATGTCTACCGGATGCTTCGGGTGTCCAATCCGAGCCCGTACATGTATCTACTGCAGGTGCCCGACGAGGACGGGGGCCTGGCCTTTTCGATCGTGGGCTCCAGTCCCGAGGCGCTGGTGACCGTGCAGGACGGCCGCGCGACAACCCACCCGATCGCCGGCACCCGGTGGCGCGGGGCGACCGAGGACGAAGACCAACTGCTGGCCAAAGACCTGTTGAACGACGAAAAGGAACTCGCCGAGCACCTGATGCTGGTCGATCTGGGTCGCAACGACTTGGGCCGGGTATGTGTTCCGGGGACCGTGCGGGTCTCTGACTACAGCCACATCGAGCGCTATAGCCACGTCATGCATCTGGTGTCCACCGTCACCGGAGAGCTCGCCGAGGGCCGGACCGCGCTGGACGCCGTGACGGCGTGCTTCCCGGCGGGCACCTTGTCCGGGGCGCCCAAAGTGCGCGCGATGGAGCTGATCGAGGAGGTCGAGAAGACCCGGCGCGGCCTCTACGGCGGCGTCGTCGGATATCTGGACTTCGCCGGCAACGCCGACTTCGCGATCGCGATCCGCACCGCGTTGATGCGCGCCGGCACCGCCTACGTCCAGGCGGGTGGCGGAGTGGTCGCCGACTCCAACGGCCCCTACGAATACACCGAGGCATCCAACAAGGCCAGGGCCGTGCTGGCTGCGATCGCCGCCGCCGAGACCCTGGCAGCGCCCGGGACCGATGGCTGA
- a CDS encoding peroxiredoxin, whose amino-acid sequence MKTGDTVADFELPDQTGAPRKLSDLLAGGPVVLFFYPAAMTPGCTKEACHFRDLAGEFAAVGATRVGISADAVAKQAKFADQQGFDYPLLSDTDGTVASQFGVKRGMLGKLIPVKRTTFVIDTDRTVLDVIASEFSMDTHADKALEVLRARSSA is encoded by the coding sequence ATGAAAACCGGTGACACCGTGGCCGACTTCGAGCTCCCCGACCAGACTGGGGCGCCGCGCAAACTCAGCGACCTGCTGGCCGGCGGGCCGGTGGTGCTGTTCTTCTATCCGGCCGCCATGACGCCGGGGTGCACCAAGGAAGCCTGCCACTTCCGCGACCTGGCCGGCGAGTTCGCCGCGGTCGGGGCCACCCGAGTCGGCATCAGCGCCGACGCGGTGGCCAAGCAGGCCAAGTTCGCCGACCAGCAGGGCTTCGACTACCCCCTGCTGTCCGACACCGACGGCACGGTGGCCTCCCAGTTTGGCGTCAAGCGCGGCATGCTGGGCAAGCTCATCCCGGTGAAGCGCACCACCTTCGTCATCGACACCGACCGCACCGTGCTGGACGTCATCGCCAGCGAATTCTCGATGGACACCCACGCGGACAAGGCGCTGGAGGTGCTGCGGGCGCGCTCGTCGGCCTAG